The sequence below is a genomic window from Thermodesulfobacteriota bacterium.
TTTCCCCGCAGTGCTCACAGATCAAAGATTCGGCGAACTTAATTGTTAAGTTTACGAATTCATTTACTTCAGCATCGCTCACTTCGATACCGGAAAGATTCCAATGACAACCCACTTTATTACGGATCCAGCTGAGGGAAGAAATTTCCGTCAGAAGACTTTCAATGGCGATCTCAGCGACGACTTCCTGAGACGAGTTGCTTTGCGACATGTGTTGAACTTTAAGCACTTTTCGAAGTTTGCCGGGAATACAGCTTGTGAGCTCGCCGAGAGTATAATCAGGCTCGGCTTTTCTGGGCACCTTACACTCATACAGCAATGCGAGATGATCAAGCAGGCTCTCCATCAAAATACCCGCTTTCGAAGAAACGGACTGGCGTTCTAGTGGCTCTACCATCTGTAGTGCCTTTAGATCGTCAATGGCGAGTTTCGTTTTAGTATGCCGTATTCCACGAGACAATGACCAGTGCAAAAGTTCAACAAGTTGCACATTGGCGGCAGGACCGCGAGCAAATCGGTATCTCTCTCGCCAGGGCCGGTAGTGGGTTGTGACGATCAATTGGTTATACCGCGCAGCCTCTGTGTGTAGCATATTCATGAATCGCGCCACGTGAGCTTGATCTACAGAAGTGACAACATCGTCCAATACAACGATAGTGTTACCGTCATGAAAGTGCCTTGCAAACGCCAGGAAGATGCAAACACCCAATGTATCCAGATGAGATTCGCTGTAATAGGCTTGAGGAGGAACTTCCGTTGCGGACTGGAACTTTCCGTCGAACTCGAGAGAGCCTTGGACGTTGGGCTTAAGATAAAAGCGGATCCCGCCTATCCCCTCGTCGGGATGAACCTCCAAATACAAATCCTGAACAATTCCAGAAATTGCTGCCAGAATAGACGTTACATAGGCCTTTCTGGCTTTTTCTACAACCTCCAACATGGCCGAGAGCTTTGTTGAAAGATTGGTAAGATTCTCTGCGCAAGCTTTTTTCTCTTCGACCAAATTAACGTGATTTTTGATGGCATTAAGTTGGGCAAGAGATTTGCTGGAATTTGTGTGCTTAATCTTCAGCGGTGTTTGACAAGTTTCGAAGATTTTCAATAAATCTCTTGACTCCATGACTGTCGCCGGCTCCGAAGATTGGGGTTCGGGATTGAGGAAGTGAGAAAACTTTGACCAGTCGATCCCGAGCGCCATAAGCTCGGGAAGGGCAGAGTTCTTCACTGAAGTTGCCAATCTCTTGACTGCCGAAATAAAAGCCAGTTGCTGATTTTGTACAATGGCAAAAGTATCGGTGACATTCTTATCTGCAGTATCAACAATCTTCTTGAGCTCAACAGCATCTTTAATCTCGGCAAGGCGATTGGCAATTCTTGTTTGAAGTTGGTTGGCATCAACAATCTGCTCACAAACGGGACAATTCTTGACGTCCGTATTTTTCTTAAGATAGACTTCGGTGTCTTTAAGTAAATTGATAAGACTTTCATTTGCACCTATTGCCTTTGCCTGGGCAACGGCGAAAATCTCTTTCGCTTTCTTTAACGATTCTTTTGCCGCATTGTTATTTGTTTCGGCATCGAGAAAACTTGTACGTGCCTGGAGGCACAAAGAAAGTTCTTTAAAAGTTGTGTCGATAGCACGGATTTCTGCAACTAAGGCCGCGGGATTCTTGGCTGACTCACTCTTGGCCCATACCCAATAATCCGTACCAAGACTATTTTCTGCTTTCCATAAAGTCTCTAACGATTCATTCGCCTGCAGCACCGAACGATTTGCCTCGTTCAATTCCTGCTCGCTCCTCTTCAATGCTTCCCGCAATGAAATTTCACCCCTCTGTACGCTCGGAACGGCAATGAATGTCTGAAGCGCCTCATAGCGTTCCTTGGGTTGGGCATCTACTATATCAAGAATTATACTTCGTCTCAAAATACGGGCCGTGGGACGGTCTGGGGATCCAGTGATCTCCGGCCCTTTCTTTCCAAATATCGCGGTCCATGCCCGACCATCAAGCGAAAGCTCAATCTTAAGGTTTTTAGTGTCACTGCCAAGAGCTGGCAAGTGACTCTTTGGGCTGGTAGAACTTCGATAGGTCAATGAACCGAGTTCCCCATTGCAGACAAAGTCAATGGCATCGACAATGCTTGACTTGCCTGTGCCGTTTTCACCGAAGATCATGACAATTGGCTTGGTAGTGTCGAAATTAATTTCAACGGGACAAGTGGCACCTCGAAAACCTTGAATAATAAGTTTTTCAATTCGCTTTGCCATCCCCAACCTCCCCAGATTTATTGATTTCGGTATTGGCAAACAACCGCCAATCCTCGGCAGTTAGACTGCCACCCGACAGGCCAACAGCGATGGCGTTAAGATTGATTTCGGAAGCTAATTTCTTCTCACGGAAAGCGGCAATAATTACTTCCGTTAAAACTTCATCAGGGGTTTTGGTCATATTGGCCTCCCATAAATTTTTGGAGAAATCATATTCGCCGTGGAGATTGAAATATTAAAGAAAACGATAGATCCATTCCGTATTGAATCGACCAGATCCTGTCTTCGATATTTTGCTTTATTTGTCTATTAATTTATGAGATAGGTACAGATAGTTCCAGAGTATTATAGCATTTTCAATGAGCCTGGGATGTGGAACCAACGGGGCGAATGTCTCGCAAGTAGGCGCGTCGGAAAAACATAGCTGCTTTTGGCTTGTTACTAGTTTTCCGTCTAAAAGATATAATAAAAAATGCGACAATACTAGACCAACCGGCACCATAGCTGCCTTTTTGCGCAATAGCTTCCCTTTTTTGTTTCCGCACGGGAATTCTCGGAGAGTATTGGGAAAGAGTGGTCCGGCAGGCCGGGCCGCCCTTTTTCAGGGTTGAAGGCAATGGTGGGCGTGTCTGGCCTGCCGGACCGCACCTGAGCGCACAGGCTGCGTGTAGCAGAAAAGCGGCCCTTTCGGCACCAGGCTTTGTCGAGGGATACGGCGCGAATGTCGTCAAACAAACCTGTTTGACGACCCGCAGGGTTTGCGAATGCAAACGTTCGCGCAAGTGAAACCCCCGCACTGCACCTCACCCGCCTAAGGCGAATGTCGTCAAAGGGCGCCCTTTGACGACCCGCCGCATCGAGACACCGGCGGGCTTGCATTCGCCGTGCTCCCAGCCACCGCCCAGGAGGTCAAAGTGAGGGGGCGGTCGCGCCAGGCGCCCGGTTCGGAGAAAAGGGGGAAAGTGCGTCTGGTGCGGCGCCCCCGGGGGGAGGCACAAAACCGACACCTTCAGCCGCATAACCTACGCACAATGTCCCAGCCCACTTCCCCTTACCAGAAAACGCCCCCTCTTTCCCACTTTTCTTTAACAGGAATCTATCTGGAGGCCGGGGAAAATCAGAAGGAGGGGTGGTCAGTTGCTCTCTCTTTCTGATAGACTCCAGATAGTACCGTCGATTCTGGCATAATACCAAGGAGGTCCACCACAATTGGACGACATTGACATCGCCAAGCTTGCAGATTTCTGCAGGAGTACACTCGGTCTTGCAGATACAAAGCTCGGAGCGGAGTATGGTTATGGGAGTCTTCCGCTATGCGTTATCGACGCCATATTTTCTATTAGCGTCCGGTACGAGTCTGTGAAGAATGTAATCGGGAGATATTGCAATTTTTTTCGCATAAGCCAGGGCACCCCTGACCAGCAGACGCTGCAGGAGATGATTGAGGCATACCGGCGTTATGGGGTCGATTACTTCGTCGAATCCATATATTCAAACAGGCAGAGAACATCCACCAGCAGTGGGATTTTGAAGGCCGAGGCGGTGCTCAGGTTCGCGTGCATCTTGAGGGCCCATGAGGTTGATGTAATGAGGGATATCACAAAGCTGTATGACGACTATACCTTCGAGGCGGAGATACGAAACATCCCGGGGCAGGCCAGTGGACTGTCGCTCCGTTACTTTTTCATGCTTTCCGGAAACGACGATTTAGTCAAGCCGGATAGGATGATTACGAGGTTCCTGCAGCGCGCCCTGGGACGGGCTATATCTATGGAAGAGGCGCAACTCCTGATCACAGAGGCCTGCCGGTCGCTGAAGCCCGAGTTCCAGCATCTGACTCCGAGGCTCCTGGATCACGCCATCTGGAACTTTCAGCGGGACAATGGAGTGGAGTCCGCCAATATCACAGAGAGCACCAACGCCAAGCAGTATACTGCCGACAGGGAATCCGGGAAGCTGCCGCTCGGCGAATCGAGCGCAAAGAGGCAGAAATTTTCGCAGGAGGATATCAGGAGTGCCAAGAAATTCCCAAGCAAAAGCTGCTATTATCCGTTCTTTCACAGTATATGCGAAGAAATGCGCCGGATGCTGCCTCCAGATCTGGTAAACTTTGCAGACAGGACAGAAGAAGGTAAAAATTGGATGCGCATCCGATACCCGGGCAGAATATCCAATGGACTGTATGAATTGCAATTCGCATCCCACTCCAAGAACTTCGCACGACATTTTGGAGAAGGGAGGGGAACTTTCCTCAGTTTCTATAAAGAGGGACAACAGGCAAGATTGCAGCACTGGCTGAAAAAAATCCTACCCTTCAAATCGAATATCGAGGATCAACTCGGCCGGGATGTGAAGATTGACTTCTGGTCTGATCAATGGGCTTTTATAGGAATGCGTATTGATGAGGTTGTCCCTGATGCTCGGCCGGCAGACTTCGCGAAAATCTTTGTTCAATTCATCCAGGCAACTTTTATTCCGGTCTCGCAAATAGGCTCATAGTGAATTGCAGAAATCCGGGGCAATACCAGGGTTATGCACCCTGCAGCGTGTGATTGACCACGGCTCATGTGCTGCCTCCAGAGGAGGCAGTGCGGCGGTGCACCCAGCTATCAGCAACTACCCAGTCAGGGCGCGTGGGTGGGCGCCCGATGCGTAGGAGGATAGGGACTTTGATCCCGGTTTCCGTCGACCTTCGTAAAAATTATAAAAGAAATTCTGGAAAAATCGGCGCAATAGCTGAGTAAAGTCGGGTTCTGAGGATATGACCGAGGGGAAAGATGAGCGAAATGGTGGGACCCAGAAAACGCCCTATCCCACATTATTTACCAGTCATTTTAACTGGGATTTTACTGGTAAAGACAGGTGGGACAGGACACTTCTCTGCCCTTGGTGTCGAAAAAGTTGCTAGGGATCTTATCAGAACAGTTGTTTCCTATTTGAAGCCGCAGACACATGCTCTAATGAAATAGATTCTGGCAATCATTGATCATACCCTTATAGAATCTGATTTGCCAGAATTTGACTCTGTGTAGTTTTCTCAAATGGATCATCGTATCTTTCTTGAACGACCTCATATTATTCGCCAACAGCATTCCTTCATTTTGTTTTGTAAATAATCTGAGTTTATGGTTATTGAGTTCCCTTGATATTCTTCTTAGTTCCTCTTGTTGCTCTTGACATCTCTTTATCCGAGATGGTATATCCATTAGTTGTTTGCCACCGACTATCGCTCCAATGCCTTCCTTAATAAGGTCGATTGTATCTATGACACCGTCCATTCCGCCAAGAATAGTCCCAAATATTGCTTTTCCAAGCACACCTCCTACACCGGCTTCCTGTTTTTTTACCAATGCCTGGACTTCTGCTGCAAGAGAATTACATAAATTTGATATTCCCATAATCTGATTAGATATTTGTGTATTTATTCGATCAATTTCTTTGGCTTTTTCCAAAATAGCATTTTTTTTAAGCCGCAGGCTCCTGTGGACAGATTGTTTATCTTGGATAAAATCCTTTCCTGCCCCTATTTCCTGCATCAAATTCTCTATTGTAGGTTTTTCCAGAGTAATTGATTCAGAGTAAGTCTCAACATCTTCAATATATTTTTCATAAGCACATATCTTTTCATCATAGCAATCCATCTCTTATCAGATCCTTTTGAAATTTATCAAGCAATGCAAGAGATATTATCATAAAGATGAAAGAGATTCGGATAATAGGCATCCATCCAAACTTAATCATTCTTGATTTTACTCCCAATGATGCAGAGTTCCCTAATCTTAGTTGACCAGGGATAGTGCTCAATAATATGAGAGCCGATTGACTCCCTCAGAATATCTTTCAGATGATTGTTTAGTTGGCAGCCAACCCACTGATTTTTGCAGTAATTCCAAAGGATAGGAAGGTTGATTTTTATAGATTTCCGCGCCCGAGAATATTATACAATAAATTCCGGAAAAGTCCAAGAATTTCTCATTAAAGAGCGGTGGGGGGGCCGAAGAAAGAAAAATCCTGGGAAGCGGTGCGTCAGTGCCAGGAAAAAAGGCGGGAGCGGAAGTGAAACACCCCTGTCCTGTACGCGCAGAACCAGAGCCCTTCCCGACCCGTCTTTTCTATCTTCAGTTGCGCCCGAGGACAACGTCGAGGAAATAGTAATCGGCATAGGGGTTTTGGGTGTGCATATGCTCATCTGCTTCTGAATACACACAAATCCCTGGGGGCGGACGCTCATTGAAGGGGATATGGGCCCCTCGGAAACATAGCTCCGTTTTGACGCAATAGCTTCCCTTTTTTGTTTCCGCACGGGAATTGTTCCTCATTATTTGATATAATCACCCTTATTGTCATCGATTTTAAAGGTTTTTCCGTGCACTGACTTCCGGTTCCTGGAGCTCTCGGAAGTCATAAGCAAGGATATGGGTCCGGCAGGCCAGGCCGCCTCTTTTCGGAGTTGGAGTTAATGGTAGGCGTGTCTGGCCTGCCGGACCGCACCTGAGCTCACGGCCGGCGTGAGGCAGAGGAGCGGGCCTTTCGGATACTGACTTTGTCGAGGGATGGCGATGCGGGGCGCCAGGGTAGGGAGAGGCGACAAACTCTGGCAGGCGCCGGGAGCTGTTGAGGGCCGGCCTGGTGCTGAAGGGGCCTGTCACGGAATAATCGCACCTTCGGCATGCCCGCTGTTTCGGTGCAAAAATCGGCAGAGGGGCCGCGGGGTGAATGCCGATTTTTAGCCCCCCCTGAGAGCTGGGTTCCCCCTTCAGCTTTAATGCCCCTATACCTTAAAGGGGGGTGTGCCAAGGAGGGGGTAGTCTGAAGGGGGAAACTGCGGCAGGGGGGGCGGCATAGCCTCTATCAGGGCTTACGTTACACCGAACAGCGAGGCAAAGGCCGGCCCTCAACATGACGCCGAGTACCCAGCCCAACATAACCGGCCGACGAGCCTACCCCCGGCAGGGCACCGGGAGCTCAGAGGAAAGGGGGCGGGCGAGGAGACCGCCTACAGAGACACGTAAAGGCTTTGTTGTCGCCCTGGTGGCAGTGTGAGCAGGCCGGGAGAAAAGCTGCGGTGCAGAGGGCCTGGTCAAGCCCTGGTGATAAACCGAAGACGGTGAGGGTTATCACCAGGGCGGCACTGTCACCAGGGGAGGGAGCGCGGGGAGGAGATCCGGGAGAGTGGATCCTGGGGGTGAACATGAAGGACAATTTTGGAGCATGGCAGGGGGTCTGGAGAGATTTTTATAGGCAAGGGCGACCTTCACCCCGGGCCAAGGGAAAATCGGGCGAAATTTAAGGGGTGTTCGAAAATCCCTTGGTTACGCGCACCGGCGTGAGGGCTTCTTTACCCGCAGCTCGACACCGGCTTTAAGTGCCTCCAGAATTTTCTGCGCCCGCTCAAGGGTGATCCCATGATACTCATTTTTCTCGTCACGGGAAACTTGGGCCTCTGATACGCCAAGACGGCCGGCGAGCTCTTTCTGGCTTAAGCCGAGGTAAATCCTCAGTCCCACAAGGAGGTGACCCACTTCATTGAGGTACTCAATAGGCTGAAAGTCACCGCTTTTCACCCGCTCATACCATTCGACTTCTTCCTTGAGCTGAAGATGAAAAGACACGGCAGGCTCCATGGCCATCTCGATATCCTCTTCCGAGAGCCCGATCTCTCCCATGCGCTTCCTCTGGGCGGCCATTACCTCCTGATCGCCGAGAAGCCTCTTCTGCGCTTCCTGATACTCTCTCTCTGTCCGTATCATCGCTTCCTGCCCCCCTCCTTGAGTAACTTCACAATGCCTTTCTGAATCGGCGGCGCACCGCGTGTCTTGCGGAAGGCCGCGGGAAACTGCTGATCATTGCCGAACTCATCGCGGATGCCGGCAAGCTGGCCGAAGTGCGGATAGAGCTCGACCCTGTATTTATGCCACATAGGAAGCTGCTTTTTGGGAAGGCCCCTATAGGGCCGGCGAAGAGAGGAATCCCAGGTCCAGCAGTCATCAACGAGGAGCAGTTCTGACTGCACATTGCGCCATGAGAGAAGATCGCATATAAAGTAGCCGTCTATATCGTTGGGATGGGCCTTGTTTTCCACAAAGGAGCCGTTAATATAGAGATCGGTGATGCCCACGCTCCAGAGATGGCCTGCGAGCACCTCGAGATTGTCAACAAGGAATAAGCGCCATTCCCTGTCCCAGGACACTATTTCTTTGCGGGGGCCTTTCACCAGAAGAGAGCGGCGGAGCTCCGAAATCGTCAGAGGATAGTCGCCAGGCGGAAGAACGCCATCACGAGTGAAGGTAGAAAATTTCATTGAGCCCCCTCTTTAAGTTAATATTAACATATTGGTTAATATTGCGTCAAGCGAGGCCTTCAATATCGTCAAACTATTCTTTGGCGATATTGGGGTGGGGCGGTATTTTGCCCGTGTGGCGGGCTTTTCTATGGGTCAGTGAAGAGGTGCGATCTCACATTGAAAAATCAACCCACGAGGTGGGGTTTTTTATGGGGTTCTCACCCACCTGGTGGGAATTTTTAAGGAAAGCTTTAAAGCCCCACCTTTATTGATTTCAAGTGGTTCTGTTATTGCAGAATCTCTTTGCTAAAAGAGTATTAGACGACAGAAGCCTGGTTTTGTGCTCAAATCAGGATTTGTTTCCTTTCCCTTGTATGTCGTTGTAACTTGTGTTACAATATTGTGGTAACAGAGGTTACAGCAACAAGAGGAAAGGCCTGATACAATGAACATCGAAGCTCATCTTGAATCCCTGAGAGAAGCATTCTCAACGATAGATCTCTGCGTTGATAAAGGAGCAGAAAACCACCAGCGCGCTATAGGCTTTCTCACCTCCCTCGGCGCGGCGGAAATGCTTGAACTTTACCTCCATAAGAGCAGGCTCCTCCATGTGAGCGCGCGCGTTCACCATGAATGGCTGAAGTCAAAAAAGCGGCTCGCTGAAAAGATCCCGCAGGATTTTCCCCGGAAGGCGGAGATTCTTGAGCTCGTCTATAACATTGAGAAGAACCGCAATGATTTCTGCTATGGCAAGAAAGTGGAGGCTTCGCGCCTGAGAGATCAGCTTGAGCAGTTCAACGCCCTTAAGGAGCTTTTCAGGGAGGTGGGGCTCGATGAGATATAGCAGCGCGGTTCCCTATGCCATGGATTTTGTGTCCTTTGTGCTTGAGCACCTGGAGCCGGGGCGCATCGAGGCGATAAGAGCGGTGATTCTTTTCGGATCGGGCGCGAGAGGGGAGCTCAGGAAAAAAAGCGATATTGATATCTTTTTTGAGGCCTCCGGCGATCTGGCTGCCCTGGAGAGTGAGATTGAGCGGTATGCCGAGGACTTCTATGCGTCGGTAAAATACCGCGATTACTGGAAGCTCAAAGGCTCTACTCAACACTTCAGCTGCCATGTGGGAAACGCCGATGTCTGGAAAAGCCTCTACCCTGCCCTTGTGGCTGACGGCATCGTGCTCTATGGCAAGTATGCCTCTTCCGATGCGCAGGGGAAGACCGGGGTGCTTTTCTTCTGGGACACTGCGCCCTCATATAACAAGCGCATCAATCTATTCAGGACCCTTTACGGCTATAAGGCCCGTGGGAAAACCTATCCAGGCCTGCTCGGGAAGACGGGAGGCGAGAAGCTCACCAGAGGGTGTATTCTCGTCCCATTGGAGTCCCACAAGATAATCGATGAGTTTTTCAAGAAACTTGGAGTGACGGCGAAAAAGCTTTTTGCCTCGTTCTATTGAGCGGCGGTAAAAGCTTTAAGGAAGGCGGGCGCTTTTAGATGCCAATGTATATGCCTTTTTCCTCAAGAGCTTTTTCCAGAGTGGGTTCATTGAAAACCATAGGGTAAATCCTCCTTACGTGAAATATTCTTTAAGCAAGCGGCGAGGCGTTTTTACTTCCACATGCCAGTGGCAATGAGCGCCTTTTTCCACCAGGGCTTTTTGATGTCTGCCATCGCCTGTTCCCAAACTTCTCTCAGGTGCTCTTTCGCCTGCTCGGCCTCGTCGAGTTTCTGCTTCAGCTCCGCCAGGGCGACCTCTTTCTGAGTGATGGCATACTGGGCATCATTGAGGACCTTTTGGGCTTCCTTTATGACGGAGTCCTTCTGGCGGATCTCCTCGGCTATGATATCTGGGGGGGCGGGAAGGGCCTTGACGACCCGGTCGAGCTCCTCAAATTTGTAGCGGTACATCAGAAGGCCTTGGGAAAGCTGGTCGCGCTCTTTCTGTTGCCGCTCATAATATTCGAGCGGGAGGGTGATCACATGACAAGCGTCAGGCATTGAAGGGTGGTCACCCTGGTCACCAACCCTCGTCACCGTGGTCATCTCTTGATCACCCTGACCTACGTCATGAATAGCCTCCCGATGAATAATCCATTCGTCACCGCGTTTTCCCCTGACCTTCCTGACCATCGTCAATTTCTTCCGCCTGATCAATAAACGAAGGGAATTGATACTCTTCCCTGTTAAATTGCTTGCCTCAGTGAGCGTCAACCATTGACCATCGTTGACCATTGTCATGACCATCCTCCTACGGCAAAAAATAATAAGGAACCGGACTAGAGTTACTCTAGCCGGTTCCCGCTGACTATATGCTTCTTTAAAATGAAGAATTTTCCTGCAAGAAAAGAAAGAGCGGATTCCTGAGGCTCATTCCAGAACGGTCACTGCTGGATTTCGAACACTCAAGAAAAGCGTTGACCAATTAAGGTCAATATTGTATAATATTGGAGAATGGAAGT
It includes:
- a CDS encoding AAA family ATPase translates to MAKRIEKLIIQGFRGATCPVEINFDTTKPIVMIFGENGTGKSSIVDAIDFVCNGELGSLTYRSSTSPKSHLPALGSDTKNLKIELSLDGRAWTAIFGKKGPEITGSPDRPTARILRRSIILDIVDAQPKERYEALQTFIAVPSVQRGEISLREALKRSEQELNEANRSVLQANESLETLWKAENSLGTDYWVWAKSESAKNPAALVAEIRAIDTTFKELSLCLQARTSFLDAETNNNAAKESLKKAKEIFAVAQAKAIGANESLINLLKDTEVYLKKNTDVKNCPVCEQIVDANQLQTRIANRLAEIKDAVELKKIVDTADKNVTDTFAIVQNQQLAFISAVKRLATSVKNSALPELMALGIDWSKFSHFLNPEPQSSEPATVMESRDLLKIFETCQTPLKIKHTNSSKSLAQLNAIKNHVNLVEEKKACAENLTNLSTKLSAMLEVVEKARKAYVTSILAAISGIVQDLYLEVHPDEGIGGIRFYLKPNVQGSLEFDGKFQSATEVPPQAYYSESHLDTLGVCIFLAFARHFHDGNTIVVLDDVVTSVDQAHVARFMNMLHTEAARYNQLIVTTHYRPWRERYRFARGPAANVQLVELLHWSLSRGIRHTKTKLAIDDLKALQMVEPLERQSVSSKAGILMESLLDHLALLYECKVPRKAEPDYTLGELTSCIPGKLRKVLKVQHMSQSNSSQEVVAEIAIESLLTEISSLSWIRNKVGCHWNLSGIEVSDAEVNEFVNLTIKFAESLICEHCGEIPRVEKSGSYHQCGCGRTRLYPCNNPD
- a CDS encoding helix-turn-helix domain-containing protein; this translates as MIRTEREYQEAQKRLLGDQEVMAAQRKRMGEIGLSEEDIEMAMEPAVSFHLQLKEEVEWYERVKSGDFQPIEYLNEVGHLLVGLRIYLGLSQKELAGRLGVSEAQVSRDEKNEYHGITLERAQKILEALKAGVELRVKKPSRRCA
- a CDS encoding nucleotidyltransferase domain-containing protein is translated as MRYSSAVPYAMDFVSFVLEHLEPGRIEAIRAVILFGSGARGELRKKSDIDIFFEASGDLAALESEIERYAEDFYASVKYRDYWKLKGSTQHFSCHVGNADVWKSLYPALVADGIVLYGKYASSDAQGKTGVLFFWDTAPSYNKRINLFRTLYGYKARGKTYPGLLGKTGGEKLTRGCILVPLESHKIIDEFFKKLGVTAKKLFASFY